In Plasmodium falciparum 3D7 genome assembly, chromosome: 8, the following proteins share a genomic window:
- a CDS encoding surface-associated interspersed protein 8.3 (SURFIN 8.3) produces the protein MAVEMNTPVSKKGVSSTAYSIYFSVFLKRLKSYVSDRISRIKNATDYEKPCRDLNYEIDEVKDLFCTRYLLNIPRYVRLASWNKNIEDHLKATMVSDSNQKCKRSYPFYPRIQRYRRKLLADYCEERDKRRDVLNSSNDKDKCLEFNEWVIMSDNAINDSFNNKITEGDRNKGAYTISNRCSLRKPHLLFPLLECHEEKKKEEEPEKKSDSDDEDLNKPKIPEQDHKNVIPGIIGFSNSPSYVGFNPVHAESGMFRHSSPGLTFDKLNIFFDSPIFGHSKITGTAEGFGNIFNMHIEPKDVAIPFDTSPPVSIPASNVTVGSNTPVKITPYLMFTPAVLIIVFISIILNLMNKKKPMIPVKIKEKIKVKSAVPSAEHIRIEELEKLREEMREKELEKLRKKIHVPKKVEIIEEPYKIKLLERKKWLWKTIIEIHMLILEEQRKAEWEFNKADFLHICIDEFSNQEKKSDINVIRSDLLFDEPEVIENIHMMNKQSDIWYRWVERNAHMLEKWKEEKWFLRLKESWRDEEEEYMKRAYKELLISLRGDKYYMSQRQKIIWRKWIAKHTIRVREFVIDKWFNQLFEELEKEGIISDEAIRNFLSQHKEAYDEEKIEAFIKYKKKLLVVILWIKIYMSVLEEYVKEEDIESEKLFIDTSLEELKKKKEIEEEVIEDLKKDIYEIDEKKEIEKYKGEDWFKQMQQDWIRRDYKFVSSYNLESDDEKEFHEFVKKPTMEIQKDLLKEQWKNIELKWIEEDNYDAYLLEDKLLKKTEYIKPRDKMKHRIIKEDDIYSEQLKVFDEIEKRSIYLSSKRVLKWKTIIEIHLEVLHDCKKEEWDNNKGDFLNICIEELVKGQNEDKKNKENYNYITNESDNYDIVEYTKSFCNTWTDRHNYMLEKWNKENWFVQLKNDWKKEQNEYMRKTYKELLISLKGDKYNMSQRQKIIWKKWIAKHPNKMNEEIINIWSNQLSDEIDKNGIISDEAIKNFLSLEKDISDKDLLKCRKKKLEVILWVKIYMSVLEEQKNEELEKSKESFLNTCIDELKKEEYSEENERMITIVDEMKKGFRICDKVEDYKKKKKWKNEEWYKDLKKEWIKEEDKYKDAMDIMEKDEIYEDDLLNKSIVELEKSVSLKHWKDMYIKWIDEDNERDWLRIAIDKKNLKTDEINEDINRMIELNMLEDYSNDLYDKKKIKWKTIIEIHMEVLNDCKNDEWEMNKGDFLDICLEEFGTMENREYSHIINNMLMVGELEYKHLNMDVIERQNDLWNKWIEGHRYMLEKWKKEKWFIVLKENWKNEEHKYMRKAYLELLMSLREDVKNPMLQRQKIIWRKWIAKNLYHIESNVMKKWFDKLLEEILRKGAIEEDECINLIEMEENEEYLEELKEYRKKKLICIIWIKIYMMIIEEHKKEEYLESKEIFLDTCVDELKEQEILEGNELYMDDMKKSILLSDQKEEIEKLKMKNWYKDLKKEWMSEEDRYFRSIINEENDEEYKNMISRPLRDIEKKISKKHWDDIQLKWIDEDNERDWLKIARNENDEDNYAYEYVRNRRKKYMDVYSGYYKRNRRKSGDKISGNEISGNEISGNEISGNKISGKINKINTEKEILNYDIIKEDNNNNDYMNNYMYYNDMENTYEQGSDYRRKDEYFDICFDLLKKGNMYYTNLWIENKKMDDSYEYLDKVLNKMLEKHKFLLYNVKERNKELIDEWEREEWFINLWNDWNEERNNHMKSIMPYKYNITNFVEEEKKIWKEWISKIINSVEEWEHEYWFNDLLERYEMYAIDFSDEIYSIELENYLKDKILKIALLMDIFMAILDTSFYEESEENNEYFTKSEMEHMEYDKIYDLNDEEEKIKIRKWFEKCITETQNGEIAKKNKMRKGSFQKELEEKGIMSENLEGETSVYNKQMIKQKMNILKESYSRNEGNKSTL, from the exons atggCTGTTGAAATGAATACCCCAGTATCCAAAAAGGGGGTAAGCTCTACTGCATATTCCATATATTTTAGTGTTTTTTTGAAAAGGTTAAAAAGTTATGTTTCCGATAGAATTAGTCGTATAAAAAATGCAACTGATTATGAAAAACCATGTAGGGATTTAAACTATGAAATTGATGAAGTAAAAGATTTGTTTTGTACAcgttatttattaaatattccaAGATATGTTAGATTAGCATCatggaataaaaatattgaagaTCATTTAAAAGCAACAATGGTTAGTGATTCAAAtcaaaaatgtaaaagaaGTTATCCTTTTTATCCAAGAATTCAAAGATATAGAAGAAAACTGTTGGCAGATTATTGTGAAGAAAGGGATAAAAGAAGGGATGTACTAAATTCAAGTAATGATAAAGACAAGTGTTTAGAATTTAACGAATGGGTAATTATGAGTGACAATGCAATTAATGATTCGTTTAATAATAAGATAACAGAAGGTGATAGAAATAAAGGAGCATATACTATTAGTAATAGATGTAGTTTGAGAAAACCACACCTTTTATTTCCACTATTAGAGTGTcatgaggaaaaaaaaaaagaggaagAACCTGAAAAGAAAAGTGACTCTGATGATGAAGATCTAAATAAACCTAAAATTCCGGAACAAGACcataaaaatgtaattcCTGGGATTATTGGATTTTCTAATTCTCCGTCATATGTTGGTTTTAACCCTGTTCATGCGGAATCTGGAATGTTTAGACATAGTTCTCCAGGTTTAACCTTtg ataaattgaatatattttttgattcACCTATATTTGGGCATTCAAAAATTACAGGTACTGCAGAAGGTTttggaaatatttttaatatgcaTATTGAACCTAAAGATGTTGCAATTCCATTTGATACTTCCCCCCCTGTTAGTATCCCAGCTTCTAACGTTACAGTTGGTAGTAATACTCCTGTGAAAATAACACCATATCTTATGTTTACTCCTGCAGTTTTGATAATAGTGTTCATTTCCATAATTCTGAATTTAATGAATAAA AAAAAACCAATGATACCTgtgaaaataaaagaaaaaattaaagtgAAGAGCGCGGTTCCTTCTGCTGAACATATAAGAATAGAAGAATTAGAAAAGTTACGTGAAGAAATGAGAGAAAAAGAATTagaaaaattaagaaaaaaaatacatgttCCAAAAAAAGTTGAAATTATAGAGGAGccttataaaattaaattgttagaaagaaagaaatggTTATGGAAAACTATTATAGAAATACATATGTTAATTTTGGAAGAACAAAGAAAAGCAGAATGGGAATTTAATAAAGCagattttttacatatatgtattgaTGAATTTTCAAATCAGGAAAAAAAATCagatataaatgtaataagAAGTGATTTGTTATTTGATGAACCAGAAGttatagaaaatatacatatgatgaATAAGCAAAGCGATATATGGTATAGATGGGTTGAACGAAATGCACATATGTTAGAAAAAtggaaagaagaaaaatggTTTTTAAGATTAAAAGAGAGTTGGAgagatgaagaagaagaatatatgaaaagagcttataaagaattattaattaGTTTAAGAGgtgataaatattatatgtctCAAAGgcaaaaaattatttggaGAAAATGGATTGCAAAACATACAATTAGAGTCAGAGAATTTGTTATAGATAAATGGTTTAATCAATTATTTGAAGAGCTAGAAAAGGAAGGAATCATATCTGATGAGGCCATAAGAAATTTTTTATCTCAACATAAAGAAGcatatgatgaagaaaaaatcgaagcatttataaaatataaaaagaagttGTTGGTGGTTATATtatggataaaaatatatatgtcagTATTGGAGGAATATGTAAAGGAAGAAGATATAGAAAgtgaaaaattatttattgataCATCTTtggaagaattaaaaaagaaaaaagaaatagaagAAGAAGTGATAGAAGATTTgaaaaaggatatatatgaaatagatgaaaagaaagaaattgAAAAGTATAAAGGAGAAGATTGGTTTAAGCAAATGCAACAAGATTGGATTAGGAGAGATTATAAATTTGTTTCGTCATATAATTTAGAAAGTGACGATGAAAAGGAGTTTCATGAATTTGTTAAAAAACCGACAATGGAAATACAGAaagatttattaaaagagcaatggaaaaatatagaaTTGAAATGGATTGAGGAAGATAATTATGATGCATATTTGTTAGAAGATaaattgttaaaaaaaacggaatatataaaacctAGAGATAAAATGAAACATAGAATAATTAAAGAGGATGATATTTATAGTGAACAATTAAAAGTTTTTGatgaaatagaaaaaagGAGCATTTATTTGTCGAGTAAAAGGGTATTGAAATGGAAAACCATCATTGAAATACATTTGGAGGTATTACATGATTGTAAAAAGGAAGAGtgggataataataaaggggactttttaaatatatgtatagaaGAATTGGTAAAGGGacaaaatgaagataaaaaaaataaggaaaattataattatataacaaatgaaAGTGATAATTACGATATAGTGGAATATACCAAATCATTTTGTAATACGTGGACAGATAGACACAATTATATGTTAGAAAAATggaataaagaaaattgGTTTGTTCAATTGAAAAATGATTGGAAGaaagaacaaaatgaatACATGAGAAAGACATACaaagaattattaattaGTCTTAAGGGtgacaaatataatatgtctcagagacaaaaaataatttggAAAAAATGGATTGCAAAACATCCTAACAAAATGAatgaagaaattataaatatatggtcAAATCAGTTATCGGATGAGATAGATAAAAACGGTATTATTAGTGACGAagctataaaaaattttttatctttagaaaaagatatatcGGATAAGGATTTACTTAAATGtaggaagaaaaaattagaagTAATTTTATgggtaaaaatatatatgtctgTTTTGGAAGAACagaaaaatgaagaattagaaaaaagTAAGGAGTCCTTTTTAAATACATGTATAGATGAgttaaaaaaggaagaatattctgaagaaaatgaaagaatGATAACAATAGTTGATGAAATGAAAAAGGGATTTCGTATATGTGATAAGGTGGAagattacaaaaaaaaaaaaaaatggaaaaatgaAGAATGGTATAAGGATTTAAAGAAAGAATggataaaagaagaagataaatataaagatgcTATGGATATAATGGAAAAGGATGAAATATATGAAGATGATTTGTTGAATAAATCCATTGTGGAATTAGAAAAAAGTGTATCATTAAAACATTGGAaagatatgtatataaaatggaTTGATGAAGATAACGAGAGAGATTGGTTACGTATTGcaatagataaaaaaaatttaaaaacagacgaaataaatgaagatataaatagAATGATAGAATTAAATATGTTGGAAGATTATTCAAATGATttgtatgataaaaaaaaaataaaatggaaaaCTATCATCGAAATACATATGGAAGTTTTGAATGACTGCAAAAATGATGAATGGGAAATGAATAAAGGAGACTTTTTAGATATATGCTTGGAAGAATTTGGAACTATGGAAAATAGGGAATATTcccatattataaataacatgTTAATGGTAGGAGAACTAgaatataaacatttaaatATGGATGTAATAGAAAGACAAAATGATTTGTGGAACAAATGGATAGAAGGACACAGATATATGTtagaaaaatggaaaaaggaaaaatggTTTATTGTATTGAAAGAGAATTGGAAAAATGAAGAGCATAAATATATGAGAAAGGCTTATTTAGAATTGTTGATGAGTTTAAGAGAGGATGTTAAAAACCCAATGTTACAAAggcaaaaaattatatggagAAAATGGATtgcaaaaaatttatatcatatagaATCAAATGTTATGAAAAAATGGtttgataaattattagAAGAAATTCTAAGAAAAGGAGCCATTGAAGAAGATGaatgtataaatttaatagagatggaagaaaatgaagaatatttggaagaattaaaagaatatagaaagaaaaaattaatatgtatcatatggataaaaatatatatgatgataattgaGGAACACAAAAAGGAGGAATATTTGGAAagtaaagaaatatttttggATACATGTGTGGATGAGTTGAAAGAGCAAGAAATTTTGGAGGGTAACGAATTATATATGGatgatatgaaaaaaagTATCCTATTAAGTGatcaaaaagaagaaatagaaaaattaaaaatgaaaaattggTATAAAGATTTGAAGAAAGAATGGATGAGTGAGGAAGATAGATATTTCAGAtcaataataaatgaagaaaacgatgaagaatataaaaacatgaTAAGCAGGCCATTAAGAGATAttgagaaaaaaatatcaaaaaagCATTGGGATGATATACAATTAAAATGGATAGATGAAGATAACGAAAGGGATTGGTTAAAAATTGCAAGgaatgaaaatgatgaagataattACGCTTATGAGTATGTAAGGAATAGGAGGAAAAAATACATGGATGTTTATAGTGGATATTATAAAAGGAATAGAAGAAAAAGTGGAGATAAAATAAGTGGAAATGAAATAAGTGGAAATGAAATAAGTGGAAATGAAATAAgtggaaataaaataagtggaaagataaataaaataaatacagaaaaggaaatattgaattatgatattattaaagaggataacaacaataatgattatatgaataattatatgtattataatgatatggAGAATACTTATGAACAAGGAAGTGACTATAGAAGAAAGGATGAATATTTTGATATTTGCTTTGATTTGttgaaaaaaggaaatatgtattatacaaatttatggatagaaaataaaaaaatggatgattcatatgaatatttagATAAGGTGTTAAATAAAATGTTGGAGAAACAtaaatttttgttatataatgtgaaagaaagaaataagGAATTAATTGATGAATGGGAAAGAGAGGAATGGTTTATTAATTTGTGGAATGATTGGAATGAAGAAAGAAATAATCATATGAAAAGTATAATGCcatataaatacaatattacaaattttgttgaagaagaaaaaaaaatatggaaagaATGGAtatcaaaaattataaatagtGTTGAGGAATGGGAACATGAATACTGGTTTAATGATTTATTAGAAAGATATGAAATGTATGCAATTGATTTTAGTGATGAAATATATAGTATAGAATTAGAAAATTATTtgaaagataaaatattaaaaatagcGTTGCTAATGGATATATTTATGGCAATATTAGATACAAGTTTTTATGAAGAAAGTGAGGAgaataatgaatattttacaaaatctGAAATGGAACATATGGAGTATGATAAGATATATGATTTGAATGATGaagaggaaaaaataaaaataagaaaatggTTTGAAAAATGTATAACCGAAACACAAAATGGAGAGATAgcaaaaaagaataaaatgcGAAAAGGATCATTTCAAAAAGAATTAGAGGAAAAAGGAATTATGAGTGAAAACTTAGAAGGTGAAACTtctgtatataataaacaaatgataaaacaaaaaatgaatatattaaaagaaagtTATAGTAGAAATGAGGGCAATAAATCCACATTATGa
- a CDS encoding rifin, translating into MKIHYINILLFELPLNILIYNQRNHNSTTPHHPPNTRLLCECELYELANYDNDPQMKEVMENFIKQTQQRFHEYDERMKTTRQKCKDKCDKEIQKIILKDKLEKQMAQQLTTLDPNITTEDIPTCICEKSLADKTEKFCLNCGKTMGGVAPGWGLVSGLGYVGWTNYVTQTALQKGIEAGVKEGIQGLKNFFGLGKLITITEIENLINSTSYFKKMTYVTFTQRIKISRCEGPLSSSIQFCSAANHQPQRAFSEGASGIAETAEYMAEVAKEGVLEKGAQATSSLTTAIIASVVAILVIVLVMVIIYLILRYLRKKKMKKKLQYIKLLEE; encoded by the exons atgaaaatccattatattaatatattattgtttgagcttccattaaatatattg atatataatcaAAGGAACCATAACAGCACCACACCACATCATCCACCAAATACCAGGTTATTATGCGAATGCGAATTATATGAACTTGCCAACTATGATAATGACCCACAAATGAAAGAAGTCATGGAAAATTTCATTAAACAGACACAGCAAAGATTTCATGAATATGACGAAAGGATGAAAACTACACGTCAAAAATGTAAGGATAAATGTGACAAagaaattcaaaaaattattttaaaagataaattagaaaaaCAAATGGCACAACAGTTAACCACATTAGACCCGAATATAACCACTGAAGATATTCCCACATGTATTTGCGAAAAATCTTTAGCAGATAAAACAGAAAAGTTTTGTCTTAATTGTGGAAAAACTATGGGAGGGGTTGCCCCCGGTTGGGGTCTGGTCAGCGGTTTAGGTTATGTAGGATGGACAAATTATGTTACACAAACGGCTCTGCAAAAGGGTATTGAAGCAGGTGTTAAAGAAGGGATTCAAGGATTAAAAAACTTTTTTGGTCTAGGTAAATTAATTACTATTACTGAAATAGAAAATTTGATTAATTCTACaagttattttaaaaaaatgacatATGTTACATTTACTCAGAGAATAAAAATTTCAAGGTGTGAAGGACCTCTAAGTTCTAGTATACAATTTTGTAGTGCTGCAAATCATCAGCCACAACGGGCGTTTTCGGAAGGAGCATCAGGAATAGCAGAAACTGCAGAATATATGGCTGAAGTTGCTAAAGAAGGTGTATTGGAAAAAGGCGCACAGGCAACTAGTAGTTTAACTACTGCAATAATTGCTTCTGTTGTTGCAATACTAGTTATAGTTTTAGTTAtggtaattatttatttaatattacgttatctacgaaaaaaaaaaatgaagaaaaaactcCAATATATCAAATTATTAGAAGAATAG
- a CDS encoding rifin, translating into MKVHYINILLFALPLNILVSSKKNTYIKYNTLNTKLIRAHRTLCECELYALSNYDNDPEMKEVMQQFDRQSSQRFLEYDERMKTTRQKCKDKCDEAIQKIILKDKLEKELMDKFATLHTDMQSDAIPTCVCEKSLADKVEKGCLRCGGVLGGGVMPGFGAIGGTALYALNQLKPTALKAAIAAANEAGIAAGKIAGDAAGMKVVSFGLKHFRVDELFPDIFKNFVNTKPYNEITTIANSILENYRAICTGVENIKAPTACKTFEYKFGIFIEGSRKPGPPAYNAIPQGLKEISIKAEQAAATASKNASETVSTAIKARETALIEAGFNSSITSINASIFAIVVIVLIMVIIYLILRYRRKKKMKKKLQYIKLLDE; encoded by the exons atgaaagtccattatattaatatattattgtttgctCTTCCATTAAATATACTG GTAAGttccaaaaaaaatacatacatcaaatataatacacTAAACACAAAACTTATAAGAGCACATAGAACATTATGCGAGTGCGAATTATACGCACTGTCTAACTATGACAACGACCCTGAAATGAAAGAAGTCATGCAACAATTTGATCGACAAAGTTCACAACGATTTCTCGAATATGACGAAAGGATGAAAACTACACGCCAAAAATGTAAAGATAAATGCGACGAAGCAatccaaaaaattattttaaaagacaaattggaaaaagaattaatggACAAATTTGCCACACTACACACAGATATGCAAAGTGATGCTATTCCAACATGTGTTTGCGAAAAGTCGTTAGCAGATAAAGTAGAAAAAGGATGCTTGAGATGTGGAGGTGTATTGGGTGGTGGTGTTATGCCTGGATTTGGTGCTATAGGAGGAACGGCTTTATATGCTTTAAACCAGTTGAAACCTACGGCACTTAAAGCCGCAATTGCCGCAGCTAACGAAGCAGGTATAGCTGCCGGTAAAATTGCTGGTGATGCTGCAGGTATGAAAGTAGTTAGTTTTGGATTAAAACATTTTCGTGTAGATGAATTATTTcctgatatatttaaaaacttTGTTAATACAAAGCCttataatgaaataacaACTATAGCTAATTCAATTTTGGAGAATTATCGTGCGATCTGTACGGGGGTCGAGAACATTAAGGCCCCTACTGCATGCAAAACATTTGAGTATAAATTTGGTATATTTATAGAAGGAAGTAGGAAACCAGGTCCTCCAGCATATAATGCTATACCACAAGGGTTAAAAGAAATTTCTATAAAAGCTGAACAAGCTGCTGCTACAGCATCCAAGAATGCTAGTGAAACTGTTTCTACTGCAATAAAAGCTCGAGAGACCGCTTTGATAGAAGCTGGATTTAACAGTTCCATTACTTCCATAAATGCTTCGATTTTTGCAATTGTAGTAATCGTTTTAATTAtggttataatatatttgattttacgttatcgacgaaaaaagaaaatgaaaaaaaaactccaatacataaaattattagaCGAATAG